CTAGGTTCTTAGATTTAACAGAATGTTAAAACAGTTGccttatatatattcttcagaagtttaataacaaacttttatGAGGAGGAAATGATCATTAGCATAAAACagtcataaatatattgctgTGTATTTAGTACAGGTCCATTATTtcatatagaatatttattataattcaaaatagaCCGCAGAAAATTACATGagtaaaacattattacatacCCCAGCAATATCATACATAGTTATAGCATCTTCAAATAGGCCTTTGTTTACTAGCTGCTCGGCAACATTCAATGCTATAACCTGAAAGTTaagaagaattaaataataaattttcgagCTGCAAATAACATATTCTTAGTCATAcctcattataaataatatatacataccttGCTGTCAATATGAGGGTTATTGAATTGGTCCAAAAGTCCCGTAGTTCTAAGACCAGTTGCAGGGTCCATCCGACCAAACAGGAGGTCGTAGTCGCGGCTGTCCAGTGCCAGGTCCGTGCAACAACACATGAAAAGATTCTTTCCACTGGGATCCTTGAGGTTACTGAAATTAAGTAAAGTTTTCTTGATTAGcacatacaatatttgttGTGTACGACTATGCATTTTGTCGCAATAACAAATGGTACATTaaggaaatgttttataaggataatattatacactattACGAACAAAACTGTAAATCACTCacggtattattttatacaatatggTTACCAGGTGAGAGTCGTGATATGATTCCTAaatgaacacaaaaaaaaatacttttacaaatacacacaaccttgttaataatacataccGTAAGAAATAGTAATAGTGCAATGCATCAGATGGATCCGAGAGCTCGAACTTTCTGACGTACAGCAGCACAAGTCTCGCCAAGTTCAATCGTCGCAGGGGAATCGGATCATCGGTGTCCAcagatactaaaattataaacttttttaacgaGATTTGAGAAGAGAACTATATAAGCGTCCATATCCTTCACCGCTTAATTTTATTGGTTCatactaaaatattgtaaaatcatattttttttgtttgattttacgtgagtTTAGCCTTAATACATGactaatattcaatatataatatgtgaattCATAGTAACGAAGATGACCTAGAAAAAATAAGTTCACTATTATGCTTAATACTTACACAAAGGAGCTTGTACATTGCGCGGCGTACCCAACATATAGACGTCGTGTAGAGCGAGGGCCATGTGGACACCATGTACTTGgtatctttaatataaattatttggttAAACACTAGTATAGTAATCATACCattctacaaaataaattgaactttatGACAAAAGAGAGAATGTCTTTGAAATCTGAAAGTGTCCactgcataatattatagaacaaTCATCAAAACTATTAATTACAGGTTGATAatactatacaatattattaaattatttacaactcACCTGGGGATTCTAGAAAGGAATTCAATAGCAGGCTCAAATTGACCTGTAAGTGTCAGCACTTGGAAATATACTAATGGCTTCTCATATGCATGGTAATGTGTTTCACCTGGAAAAAAAGCAACATAACTTATAGaaattagaattaatatttatattgtaaaactcTTCCATCCAACAGAAACATATTggtagcaaataaaaatagaaatatgtatattttaatcaaattcaaGCATCAAATTAGGGAAGAAAGATATTAGAAAATTTCCTTATTCTCCTCACCATATTCTTCCAAAATCATCTTTTGTAAGTCAGAATATGAGAATGATTCCGtttcattgtttgttttagttttaataatggaCAGTTTAAGCCACAGATAATCATCTGCTGTTTTCGCAACTTCGGAATGTTCGTCGCTCACATCACAACATCCTATTACACAGTAAAcctgaaataaaaacgaaaatgttcaaaaacaaaatactgtttactaattaaatatgtaagcaaaaataacaatatcaatttataaatatttatttccaaaatttttgtgacaaaaatatataaatctattttctaagtgttattataaaagctgtttttttcatattctttcagctaataataatttgtacttatataacaatttgaatgaaaatacataCTGCTCTTTTGTAGGGATCTGTAGAATTGCGAACTTGAATTctgtattgaaaattaatagcaTTCTGCAGTTTCTCACTGAGAGCCTTTTCAGGATTCCGCATGTGCTCCTCAAGAGCTGCTATGAACTCTTCATGCTCACGActagaaaaaatacatataattttttacccATACAAAAACCAATATGAACATTGGTTTGAATATTACATTCAtcattttttcaattacaaaacaaacaacataacTAANNNNNNNNNNNNNNNNNNNNNNNNNNNNNNNNNNNNNNNNNNNNNNNNNNNNNNNNNNNNNNNNNNNNNNNNNNNNNNNNNNNNNNNNNNNNNNNNNNNNNNNNNNNNNNNNNNNNNNNNNNNNNNNNNNNNNNNNNNNNNNNNNNNNNNNNNNNNNNNNNNNNNNNNNNNNNNNNNNNNNNNNNNNNNNNNNNNNNNNNNNNNNNNNNNNNNNNNNNNNNNNNNNNNNNNNNNNNNNNNNNNNNNNNNNNNNNNNNNNNNNNNNNNNNNNNNNNNNNNNNNNNNNNNNNNNNNNNNNNNNNNNNNNNNNNNNNNNNNNNNNNNNNNNNNNNNNNNNNNNNNNNNNNNNNNNNNNNNNNNNNNNNNNNNNNNNNNNNNNNNNNNNNNNNNNNNNNNNNNNNNNNNNNNNNNNNNNNNNNNNNNNNNNNNNNNNNNNNNNNNNNNNNNNNNNNNNNNNNNNNNNNNNNNNNNNNNNNNNNNNNNNNNNNNNNNNNNNNNNNNNNNNNNNNNNNNNNNNNNNNNNNNNNNNNNNNNNNNNNNNNNNNNNNNNNNNNNNNNNNNNNNNNNNN
The Zerene cesonia ecotype Mississippi chromosome 1, Zerene_cesonia_1.1, whole genome shotgun sequence DNA segment above includes these coding regions:
- the LOC119831329 gene encoding nuclear pore complex protein Nup93-like, translated to MFREHEEFIAALEEHMRNPEKALSEKLQNAINFQYRIQVRNSTDPYKRAVYCVIGCCDVSDEHSEVAKTADDYLWLKLSIIKTKTNNETESFSYSDLQKMILEEYGETHYHAYEKPLVYFQVLTLTGQFEPAIEFLSRIPRYQVHGVHMALALHDVYMLGTPRNVQAPLLSVDTDDPIPLRRLNLARLVLLYVRKFELSDPSDALHYYYFLRNLKDPSGKNLFMCCCTDLALDSRDYDLLFGRMDPATGLRTTGLLDQFNNPHIDSKVIALNVAEQLVNKGLFEDAITMYDIAGNLERMLELFCVLLAQVVNSGGGAGGLRARLGALAEHASRRLRSADAPLPAALVEAYTKLCKLMTFFDQFXXXXXXXXVQTLRECEVVPLSTSELDARVSAARSARGELLRCLPAVLRAVCTILVAQRQRLRTASPITTHNTTQQVEWLREQAEVLNTFAGNIAYRMPGDTYSQLAQMQILMH